A window of Streptomyces sp. Je 1-332 genomic DNA:
GATCTCGGCCTCTCGATGCTGATCTTCCTCGCGGGGTACGAGATCCAGTTCGGCGCCGTCCGCGGGGACACCCTGCGCCGTTCGGTGCGGGCCTGGGTGATCTCGCTTGCGCTCGGACTCGGCGTCGCGTTCGCCCTGACCGCGGGCGCCGTCACCAAAAGTTTCGTCATCGGCACGGCGCTGACCAGCACCGCGCTCGGTACGGTGCTGCCGGTCCTGCGCGACTCCGGAGACCTGCGGGGCCGCTTCGGGACGGTGATGATGGCCTTCGGCGCGGTCGGGGAGTTCGGCCCGATCATCGCGATGTCCCTGCTCCTGAGCGGCCGGGCCCCCCGCACGTCGGCCGTGCTGCTCGCCGCGTTCGCCGCCGTCACGGCCGCCGCGGTCTTCTGGGCGCTGCGGCCGAGGCCTCCCTGGTTCTCCCGTGTCATCGCCAAGACCCTGCACAGCAGCGGCCAGTTCGCGGTGCGCTTTGTGATGCTGCTGCTCGCCGCGATGCTCGGCCTCTCGTACGCCTTCGGCCTCGACACGCTCCTGGGCGCGTTCGCGGCGGGCCTGCTCACCCGCCTCGTCCTGCACGGTGCGGCGCCGGAGAGCAGCGAGCTGGTCCTCGGGAAGATCGAGGCGATGGGCTTCGGCTTCCTGGTGCCGGTGTTCTTCATCGTGACCGGCATCGACTTCGACCTGGACGCCCTGCTGCACGGCGGCCGTCCACTCGTCCTGCTGCCCGCCTTCCTCCTGCTCTTCCTCGTCGTACGGGGCCTGCCCGTGTACGTCCTCGCCCCACGCGACCTGGACGTACGGGACCGGCGCGCCCTCACGCTCTACTCCTCCACGGCCCTGCCGCTCGTCGTCGCGATCACCGCCATCGGCCTGGACGACAAGGCACTGACGGCGGGTGAGGCCGCGGCGCTCGTCGGGGCGGCGATGGTGTCGGTCCTTGTCTTCCCGCTCCTGGCGCTGAGGCTGCGGGCACGCGCGCCACGCAGCCTCGAGCCCACGGGCGACGCCGGCTAGGCGAGCGCGACGAGCTCCCGGTAGTCCGGGCTCCACAGGTCCTCGGTGCCGTCCGGCAGGAGCAGCACGCGATCGGGCCGCAGCGCGTCGATGGCCCCTTCGTCGTGCGTCACCATCACGATCGCGCCCGGATACGTGCCCACCGCGCCGAGCACCTCGTCGCGCGACGCCGGGTCGAGGTTGTTGGTCGGCTCGTCCAGGAGCAGCACGTTCGCCCCCGAGTGCACGAGCCCCGCGAGCGCGAGCCGGGTCTTCTCGCCGCCGGAGAGCACCGCGGCCGGCTTGTCGGCGTCGTCCCCGCGGAACAGGAAGGATCCCAGGACCCCTCGCACCTCGCCGTCCGTGAGGCCGGGCGCGGCGGCGGCGAGATTCTCCCGTACCGTCATGCGGCCGTCGAGGGTGTCGTGCTCCTGCGCGAAGTAGCCGAGCCTGGCTCCGTGACCGTGCACCACCCGTCCGCTGTCCGGGAGTTCGGCCCCGGCGAGGATGCGCAGGAGGGTGGTCTTGCCAGCGCCGTTGAACCCGAGAACGACGAGCCGGCTCCCCCGGTCGACGGCCAGGTCGACACCGCCGAGCACCCTGCGACCCCCGTACGCCTTCACCAGACTGACCGCCCCCAGCGGCGTACGCCCGCACGGCGCGGGCTCGGGCAGCCTGATCCGCGCGACGCGCTCGTCCCTCCTGACGGGCTCGGTGGCGGCGAGCATCCGGTCGGCGCGGCGTGCCATGTTCTTCGCGGCCGTGGCGGTGGCGACGTGCGAGCGCATCTTCTCCGCCTGGCTGCGCAGCGAAGCGGCTTTCCGCTCCGCGTTGGCCCGCTCACGGCCGCGCCGCCGCTCGTCCGCGGCGCGCTGGGCGAGGTAGGTGTGCCAGCCGGTGTTGTGCACGTCGAGGGCGGCGCGGCCGGGGTCGAGCGCGAAGACGCGGTTGACGGTGTCCGCGAGCAGGTCGGTGTCATGGCTGATGAGGACGAGCCCACCGCCGTATCCCCCGAGATATCCCCGCAGCCAGCCCACCGAATCGGCGTCCAGATGGTTGGTCGGCTCGTCGAGGAGCAGGGTGTCGTGGCGCGAGAAGAGGATCCGGGCCAGCTCGACGCGGCGCCGCTGGCCGCCGGAGAGGTGGCCGACCGGCGCGTCCATCATGCGCTCGGGGAGCCCGAGACCGGCGGCCACGCGGGCGGCCTCCGCCTCGGCGGCGTACCCGCCCCGCGCCTGGAACGCGTCGTCCGCGCGGGCGTACGCGGCCATGGCCCGCCGCTGCTCCGCGGCGCCCACGGCTTCGGCCATGGCGCTCTCGGCGTTACGCAGGGCCTGTGCGGCACTGTCGAGTCCGCGGGCGGAGAGGATGCGGGCGGTGACGGTGCTGTGCGGGTCGGCGGCGGCGGGGTCCTGGGCGAGGTAGCCGACGGAACCGGTGCGGGTGAAGGTCCCCGCGGCCGGGGCGGCCTGCCCCGCGAGGGTCTTGAGCAGGGTGGTCTTCCCCGCGCCGTTACGGCCGACGAGGCCGATGCGGTCGCCGGGGGCGATGTGGAAGGAGGCGCCGGCGAGCAGAAGCCGGGCGCCGCCGCGGACGTCGATGCGTCGGGCGGTGATCATGAGGTAACGCTCCGCAGTAGCGAATGGACACACGGGTGACGTGGAGACCGGTGTCCTGGCTAGGAGATGCGGGGCGTAGACATAGGGCGAGGGTATCGATCCCGGCCCCGTGACCGCACGCGGATTTCCCCGCCGGGTGCGGGCGTGCGGAGCTCCTGCTGGGGCGGGATGATCGACTCCATGGACGTCACCTTGCACCTGGCCCAGGAACCGGAAGCCGATGAGCTCCTCGGCCGCAGTCCGCTGGCCGCGCTCGTCGGGATGCTGCTCGACCAGCAGGTTCCGATGGAGTGGGCGTTCGCGGGGCCGCGGACGATCGCGCGGCGGTTGAACGCGGACGATCTCGACGCGCACGAGATCGCGGCGTACGACCCCGAGGAGTTCGCCGCGCTGCTCTCCGCGAAGCCGGCGGTGCATCGCTATCCCGGGTCGATGGCGAAACGAATCCAGCAGCTCTGCGCGTACCTCGTGGAGCACTACGAGGGTGACCCCACCGCCCTGTGGGAGGGCGTCGCGTCCGGCAAGGACCTCCTGAAGCGCCTGAACGACCTCCCCGGCTTCGGCAAGCAGAAGTCACAGATCTTCCTGGCCCTGCTCGGCAAGCAGCTCGGTGTACGTCCTGATGGCTGGCGGGAGGCGGCGGGGGCGTACGGGGAGCCGGACGCGTACCGCTCGGTCGCGGACATCACGGGCCCGGAGTCCCTCCAGCGGGTCCGCACCCACAAGCAGCAGCTCAAGGCAGCAGCAAAGGCCTCCGGCAAGTAACCCCGGGGCCACCGAGGCCCCGCATCCGCCCCTAGCCGAACAACCTTTCCCGCCCACCCGCCCGATTGCCCCGCGGTACCTGGGCGGGGTAGGTGCGGTAGCCAGGGGCAACCCCGGGCCGGACACCGACCCCCACCCACCCGCAGCCGGCAGTGAGACGCGAGGGGACGTGCCGGTATGTCTGCCCGGAGCACGGCTCCCGAAGACTCCGGAGTCGAAGCAGCCCCGCGGCCACCGGACGATAGCGAGGACGGACATACCGGCGCGGCCCCGCACCACCACACGGACCGGAACCGCCCCGCAGCCGTCAGCCGGGAGCGCCCCTCGCGCCCTAGCCCAAGAGGGGGGATCTCTGGGGTGGGGCACAGGAAGTGGGGGTGGTCGGGGGACATGATCCCTCATGAGCCGTGCCGCCGCGCCCCGCCCCGCGTGGCTTCGCGCTGCCCTGATTCTGCTGGCCCTCCTCGGCGCCGTCCTCGCCCCCGCGTCCCCCACCGAAGCCGCCCCCGCCCCACCCGCGGCCATCTCCACCGAGCCCGCCGGTGAGGCCCACCAGGACACCGCCGAGACCGCCCTCCGCGTACCCACGAGACGCCCCACCCCCGTCTCCGCCCCGGCCGCACGCCCCCGCGACCCCCGCCGCAACCGCCCCCTCCCCACCCGCGCCCTTCACCACCGCCCTGCCCCACGCTCCGTCGTCCTCCGCTGCTGACAGGCCCGCCCCCGCGGGGCGACCACGCCACCCCCCAGCAGCGAGAGAAAGAGGACGGCACCCCATGCCTATCGACCCCTACGCAGCCCTGCACGCACTCCTCCGCGCCGAAGCCGTACGCAACGCACCCCCCACCCCCGACGCCCCCACCCCGGCAGCCTCACAGAGCGACGACGAGGACCCCGAGAAGAACGGCGGCGGCGCGGAGCAGAACGGCCGCTGAGCCCAGTCACCACGCCCCCCGCCCGGCGCAGACGCACACGACTCAGCGTCTGCGCCGAGCCGTTCCGAACACCGACCGCGAGATCTCCCGCCCGATCTGCGTCCCCAACGACCGCGCCAGCGACTTGAAGATCCCGCTCCCCACCACCTGGTCCACCACCGAGCCGGACCCCTTGCTCGTAGCCGCCCCCTTCGCCGCCGCCCTCTCCGCCTTCTCCGCCTCCGCCGCAGCCGCGACCGCCGCGGCCGCCTCCTCCGCCTCGGCCTGACGCGCGGTCAACTTCTCGTACGCCGACTCCCGGTCGACCGCCTCCGCGTACCGTCCGTACAGCAGCGACCCCTTCACCGCTCCCTCCAGCGCCCCCGCCTCCACCGGCCCCATCAACGACTCCGGCGCCCGCAGCCGCGTCACGGCCACCGGCGTGGGCGCGCCCTTCTCGCTCAGTACGGTGATCACCGCCTCGCCGGTGCCGATCGCGGTGAGGGTCTCCTCCAGGTCGTACGCGGAGTTCGGGAACGTCCGTACCGTCGCCTTCAGCGCCTTCTGGTCGTCCGGCGTGAAGGCCCGCAGCGCGTGCTGGACGCGGTTGCCCAGCTGGGCGAGGACGTCGGCGGGCACGTCCTTCGGCGTCTGCGTCACGAAGAAGACGCCGATCCCCTTCGAGCGGATGAGCCGCACGGTCTGCGTGATCGCTTCGAGGAAGGCCTTCGACGCCCCGTTGAAGAGCAGGTGTGCCTCGTCGAAGAAGAAGACCAGCTTCGGCCTCTCCACGTCGCCCACCTCGGGCAGGTCGTTGTAGAGATCCGCGAGCAGCCACATCAGGAACGTCGAGAAGAGCTGCGGTTTGTCCTGCACGGCGGGCAGTTCGAGCACCGACACCAGGCCCCGCCCGTCCGGCGCCGCCCGCAGGAACTCGCTCGTGTCGAACTCCGGCTCCCCGAAGAAGTCCCCCATGCCCTGCGCCTCGAAGGCGGTCAGCGCCCGCAGGATGACGCCCGCGGTGACCGTGGAAAGGCCGCCGATTCCCTTGAGTTCCGGCTTTCCCTCGTCCGACGTCAGGAACGTCACCACGGCCCGCAGATCCTTCAGATCGACCAGTTCCAGCCCTTTCTGGTCGGCGTAGTGGAAGATCAGGCCGAGCGACTGCTCCTGGGTCTGGTTCAGTTGCAGCACCTTCGACAGCAGCACCGGACCGAAGCTCGTGATCGTGGCCCGCACCGGAATCCCGGTGCCGATCCCGCCCAGCGCGTAGAACTCGCTGGGGAAGCCCGTCGCCTCCCACGTCTGCCCGACGTCCCGCGCCCGCTCGGCGACCTTCTCGCCGCTCTCCCCCGGCACCGAGATCCCGGACACGTCCCCCTTGATGTCGGCGAGGAACACCGGCACGCCCTGCGCGGCCAGCTGCTCGGCGATGAGCTGGAGAGTCTTCGTCTTGCCTGTGCCGGTCGCGCCCGCGACGAGCCCGTGACGGTTGAGCATGGCAAGCGGGATGCGGATCTGGGCGTCGGGGAGGCACTGTCCGTCCCACAGGAGCGCGCCGAGGTCCAGCGCGGGCCCGGCGAAGGCGTAGCCGGAGACGATCTCCATCGCCTCCTGGGGCAACGCGGCACCCCCTCGCTCGGCGCCCTCACCCGCGGCGCCGCCACCCACGGCGCCTCCACCCACGGCACCCCCACCGGAAGCTTCCCCTCCGGTCGTCACCCCCGCGACCGGCGGTGACTCGTTAGAGGGGTTCTCGCGCCCCGTCGTGGACGGCATCGGCTGGCTCTCGCTCACTTCTGCCCCTGTTCCCGGCTTGAGAGTTCCCGGTTTGCCCCGATTTCCGGCGTCATTTCCCAGAGTCGCACTCCGTCTCCATGGCTGCGCCCGGAGAGCCTCGCCCGGTAGGCTTTCCGTGTGATCTTCAAGCGCATCGGAAACGGCCGGCCGTACCCCGACCACGGCCGGGAAAGCACCCGGCAGTGGGCGGACGTCGCGCCGCGCCCGGTCCGCCTCGATCAGCTCGTGACGACCAAGGGCCAGCTGGACCTGGAGACGCTCCTCGCGGAGGACTCGACGTTCTACGGCGACCTCTTCGCGCACGTGGTGAAGTGGCAGGGCGACCTCTACCTGGAAGACGGACTGCACCGCGCGGTCCGCGCCGCGCTCCAGCAGCGCCAGGTGCTGCACGCCCGCGTACTCGAACTGGGCTGACGGCGCCGCACGGCCGTGACACCGGGCACGCATGCCTCCATGCGTGCCGCACGCGTCCCCACCTCACGGCTGCCGCACGCGTCCCCCACCTCACGTTCACAACCCGCGCCCGCAGCCGCGCCCTCGTTGGCCCTTTCGGGTTGGACCGACCCCAAGTCAATGATCATTTAGTAGGCATCACGGCGTCGTCGCACTACGCTGCGCCCATGAGCATGCTCACTCCCCCCGGCATGGGCGGCAAATACCGCATCACGGGGGCCAAATATCCG
This region includes:
- a CDS encoding cation:proton antiporter; the encoded protein is MSQPGTLILIMAIAVLAPLLTYGFSRWLPVPLVIFEILLGILIGPDVLGWAHHDAAIDALSDLGLSMLIFLAGYEIQFGAVRGDTLRRSVRAWVISLALGLGVAFALTAGAVTKSFVIGTALTSTALGTVLPVLRDSGDLRGRFGTVMMAFGAVGEFGPIIAMSLLLSGRAPRTSAVLLAAFAAVTAAAVFWALRPRPPWFSRVIAKTLHSSGQFAVRFVMLLLAAMLGLSYAFGLDTLLGAFAAGLLTRLVLHGAAPESSELVLGKIEAMGFGFLVPVFFIVTGIDFDLDALLHGGRPLVLLPAFLLLFLVVRGLPVYVLAPRDLDVRDRRALTLYSSTALPLVVAITAIGLDDKALTAGEAAALVGAAMVSVLVFPLLALRLRARAPRSLEPTGDAG
- a CDS encoding ABC-F family ATP-binding cassette domain-containing protein, which produces MITARRIDVRGGARLLLAGASFHIAPGDRIGLVGRNGAGKTTLLKTLAGQAAPAAGTFTRTGSVGYLAQDPAAADPHSTVTARILSARGLDSAAQALRNAESAMAEAVGAAEQRRAMAAYARADDAFQARGGYAAEAEAARVAAGLGLPERMMDAPVGHLSGGQRRRVELARILFSRHDTLLLDEPTNHLDADSVGWLRGYLGGYGGGLVLISHDTDLLADTVNRVFALDPGRAALDVHNTGWHTYLAQRAADERRRGRERANAERKAASLRSQAEKMRSHVATATAAKNMARRADRMLAATEPVRRDERVARIRLPEPAPCGRTPLGAVSLVKAYGGRRVLGGVDLAVDRGSRLVVLGFNGAGKTTLLRILAGAELPDSGRVVHGHGARLGYFAQEHDTLDGRMTVRENLAAAAPGLTDGEVRGVLGSFLFRGDDADKPAAVLSGGEKTRLALAGLVHSGANVLLLDEPTNNLDPASRDEVLGAVGTYPGAIVMVTHDEGAIDALRPDRVLLLPDGTEDLWSPDYRELVALA
- a CDS encoding HhH-GPD-type base excision DNA repair protein; protein product: MDVTLHLAQEPEADELLGRSPLAALVGMLLDQQVPMEWAFAGPRTIARRLNADDLDAHEIAAYDPEEFAALLSAKPAVHRYPGSMAKRIQQLCAYLVEHYEGDPTALWEGVASGKDLLKRLNDLPGFGKQKSQIFLALLGKQLGVRPDGWREAAGAYGEPDAYRSVADITGPESLQRVRTHKQQLKAAAKASGK
- a CDS encoding helicase HerA-like domain-containing protein; translation: MEIVSGYAFAGPALDLGALLWDGQCLPDAQIRIPLAMLNRHGLVAGATGTGKTKTLQLIAEQLAAQGVPVFLADIKGDVSGISVPGESGEKVAERARDVGQTWEATGFPSEFYALGGIGTGIPVRATITSFGPVLLSKVLQLNQTQEQSLGLIFHYADQKGLELVDLKDLRAVVTFLTSDEGKPELKGIGGLSTVTAGVILRALTAFEAQGMGDFFGEPEFDTSEFLRAAPDGRGLVSVLELPAVQDKPQLFSTFLMWLLADLYNDLPEVGDVERPKLVFFFDEAHLLFNGASKAFLEAITQTVRLIRSKGIGVFFVTQTPKDVPADVLAQLGNRVQHALRAFTPDDQKALKATVRTFPNSAYDLEETLTAIGTGEAVITVLSEKGAPTPVAVTRLRAPESLMGPVEAGALEGAVKGSLLYGRYAEAVDRESAYEKLTARQAEAEEAAAAVAAAAEAEKAERAAAKGAATSKGSGSVVDQVVGSGIFKSLARSLGTQIGREISRSVFGTARRRR
- a CDS encoding type II toxin-antitoxin system VapB family antitoxin, with protein sequence MIFKRIGNGRPYPDHGRESTRQWADVAPRPVRLDQLVTTKGQLDLETLLAEDSTFYGDLFAHVVKWQGDLYLEDGLHRAVRAALQQRQVLHARVLELG